A region of Desulfolithobacter dissulfuricans DNA encodes the following proteins:
- a CDS encoding HAMP domain-containing methyl-accepting chemotaxis protein, with protein MKKLSRLRKVMDLKVRGKILTGYVVVALFIAAIGGIALYQFTSLSDRINYLTDVVANEVRNAGDISKLVLSMRTSVEKFIYLQDPQEKKQALAYSDEVNRQLALAGQQIQSQDQKKRLWQITEVSREYIGKFKNVIIRIESMSSNTRRLLDSTYTIQSDLLALLAASRNDPQKADILLKVIDEFNHVVLLVNRYLQYHDQAGGEQAGRILLDIGEQLGQIKDKSFENQMWDIEDFGDNFLGLKAIQKKMNDEIEGTILPLAPKIVALSKQVSDSGWQSMDRTKKEVAAQVVRAKSLIISISVVAVLAGLFIGYVVAQALVRKITRVSNQLQGIASGGADLTNRLPVGGSDEICALASWFNTFVEKLQLIIRDVVSGADTVNSTSARFGELSRTMSTQLEGISEKSTVVARAAQSLNENMGSVSHAMEETTANVNLVASAADEMSTTVSDIAENSSTARAITVQAVEHANLTSEKIENLNSKAQEIGMVTEVITEISEQTNLLALNATIEAARAGEAGKGFAVVANEIKELARQTASATQRIKEQIAEIQQTTQETSDEIGQSARVIDQVEEIVTKIATAVEEQATTTREIADNVSRASTGIADTSERVAESSQVTAEISGEIGEVSEAALALASNSEQVRNSSDELARVARSLRELVGQFKV; from the coding sequence GTGAAAAAACTAAGCAGACTGCGCAAAGTGATGGACCTGAAAGTCAGAGGTAAGATTCTCACAGGGTACGTTGTTGTGGCTCTGTTCATTGCCGCCATCGGCGGTATTGCCCTGTACCAGTTCACCTCGCTGTCGGACCGGATCAACTACCTCACCGACGTGGTGGCCAATGAGGTGCGAAACGCCGGTGATATCAGTAAGCTGGTACTCTCCATGCGGACATCGGTGGAAAAATTCATCTATCTGCAGGATCCGCAGGAGAAAAAACAGGCCCTTGCCTACAGTGATGAGGTGAACAGGCAACTCGCCCTGGCCGGTCAGCAGATTCAGAGCCAGGACCAGAAAAAACGGCTCTGGCAGATCACCGAGGTGTCCAGGGAATATATAGGCAAGTTCAAGAACGTGATCATCCGCATCGAATCCATGTCCAGCAATACCAGACGGCTGCTGGATTCTACCTATACTATTCAGAGCGATCTGCTGGCGCTGCTGGCAGCCAGTCGAAACGATCCGCAGAAGGCGGATATTCTCCTCAAAGTGATCGATGAGTTCAATCATGTGGTGCTTCTGGTCAACAGGTACCTGCAATATCATGATCAGGCAGGGGGAGAGCAGGCCGGCCGGATCCTGCTTGATATAGGTGAACAGCTTGGGCAAATCAAGGATAAGTCTTTTGAAAACCAGATGTGGGACATCGAGGACTTCGGGGATAACTTCCTTGGTCTCAAGGCCATTCAGAAGAAGATGAATGACGAGATCGAGGGAACCATCCTGCCGCTGGCCCCGAAGATTGTCGCCCTGTCCAAGCAGGTCAGCGATTCCGGCTGGCAATCCATGGACAGGACCAAGAAGGAAGTTGCGGCCCAGGTGGTCCGGGCCAAGTCACTGATCATTTCCATTTCTGTCGTTGCCGTACTGGCGGGGCTGTTCATTGGTTATGTGGTGGCTCAGGCTCTGGTACGGAAGATCACCAGGGTGTCCAACCAGCTCCAGGGTATTGCCAGTGGAGGTGCAGACCTGACCAACCGGCTGCCGGTCGGGGGATCTGACGAGATCTGTGCGCTGGCCTCCTGGTTCAATACCTTTGTGGAAAAACTGCAGCTCATAATTCGGGATGTGGTATCGGGCGCGGATACGGTCAACAGTACTTCGGCCCGGTTTGGCGAGCTGTCCCGGACCATGTCCACCCAGTTGGAAGGGATCTCCGAAAAATCCACCGTTGTCGCCCGGGCGGCCCAGTCCCTGAACGAGAATATGGGCTCGGTTTCCCACGCCATGGAAGAAACAACGGCCAATGTCAACCTGGTGGCCAGCGCCGCTGACGAGATGAGTACCACGGTGTCAGATATCGCCGAGAATTCTTCCACTGCCCGGGCCATCACCGTCCAGGCCGTGGAACACGCCAACCTCACCTCGGAGAAGATTGAAAACTTGAACAGTAAGGCCCAGGAGATCGGCATGGTGACCGAAGTGATCACCGAAATATCCGAGCAGACCAATCTGCTGGCCCTCAACGCCACCATCGAGGCCGCCCGGGCCGGCGAGGCAGGCAAGGGCTTTGCCGTGGTGGCCAATGAGATCAAGGAGCTGGCCAGGCAGACCGCCTCGGCAACCCAGCGTATCAAGGAGCAGATTGCCGAGATACAGCAGACCACCCAGGAAACGTCCGATGAGATCGGGCAGAGTGCCAGGGTTATCGACCAGGTGGAGGAGATCGTGACCAAGATCGCCACCGCCGTAGAGGAGCAGGCGACCACTACCCGCGAGATCGCCGATAACGTCAGTCGGGCCTCTACCGGGATCGCCGACACCTCTGAACGGGTTGCGGAAAGCTCCCAGGTCACCGCTGAAATTTCCGGAGAAATCGGTGAGGTGTCCGAGGCGGCCCTGGCCCTGGCCAGCAACAGTGAACAGGTGCGAAACAGTTCGGACGAGCTCGCCCGGGTGGCCCGTAGTCTCAGGGAGCTGGTGGGGCAGTTCAAGGTTTGA
- a CDS encoding sigma-54-dependent transcriptional regulator → MNILIVDDEEMQRTMLQGFLEKQGYRIFTAADGARALRVFMEQPIELVLLDHRMPDMNGDELMEKIKEISPTVRAIMITAYGAVDTAVRVMRLGADDFLEKPVDLEALLDKIRRIEDEVLVAGDVEEVQEIIASEDLPVRLVGSSRPIQDLLSVIQRAAPTPWTVLVRGETGTGKELVARLVHLLSPRKNGPFIELNCAAVPENLFESELFGHEKGAFTGADRRRRGVFELADGGTLFLDETGELPQAMQAKLLRALQENTITRVGSEQPVPVDVRIVAATNRDLKEMVEKNMFREDLYYRLNVIEIEIPPLRQRKEDIPELIEFFLRKYNSRSRFDNQALAQLTKYNFPGNVRELEHIIQRTITLARSSVITVRDLPPEIRNFRGRSGGSSNLAERLTEVEREMILDSLEEHNWIQTRAAEALGISERVLRYRMDKLGIKNQGRK, encoded by the coding sequence ATGAATATCCTGATTGTCGACGACGAGGAAATGCAGCGGACCATGCTGCAGGGTTTTCTTGAAAAACAGGGCTACCGAATCTTCACCGCTGCCGACGGGGCCCGGGCGCTCCGGGTTTTCATGGAACAGCCCATCGAACTGGTCCTGCTCGATCACCGGATGCCGGATATGAACGGAGATGAACTGATGGAAAAGATAAAGGAGATCAGCCCTACCGTCCGGGCCATCATGATCACGGCCTACGGCGCCGTGGATACCGCCGTCCGGGTCATGCGCTTGGGCGCCGATGATTTTCTTGAAAAACCCGTGGACCTGGAGGCACTCCTCGACAAGATCCGTCGGATCGAGGACGAGGTGCTGGTGGCCGGGGACGTGGAGGAGGTCCAGGAGATCATCGCCAGTGAGGATCTGCCGGTGCGCCTGGTGGGCTCAAGCCGGCCGATCCAGGATCTGCTCTCGGTGATACAGCGGGCGGCCCCGACTCCTTGGACCGTACTGGTCCGGGGTGAAACCGGTACCGGCAAGGAACTGGTGGCTCGTCTCGTCCATCTGCTCAGCCCACGGAAAAACGGTCCATTCATCGAGCTCAACTGCGCGGCCGTACCGGAAAATCTCTTCGAATCCGAGCTTTTCGGACATGAAAAAGGGGCCTTTACCGGCGCGGACCGACGGCGAAGAGGAGTCTTTGAGCTGGCCGACGGCGGGACTCTGTTTCTCGATGAAACAGGCGAGCTGCCCCAGGCCATGCAGGCCAAGCTGCTTCGGGCCCTGCAGGAAAATACCATCACCCGGGTGGGCAGCGAGCAACCAGTGCCGGTGGACGTACGCATCGTCGCCGCCACCAACCGGGATCTGAAGGAGATGGTGGAGAAAAACATGTTCCGCGAAGATCTCTATTACAGGCTCAATGTCATTGAGATAGAAATCCCGCCTCTGCGCCAGCGCAAGGAAGATATCCCCGAGCTGATCGAATTCTTTCTCAGGAAATACAATTCCAGAAGCCGGTTTGACAACCAGGCCCTGGCCCAGCTGACCAAGTACAACTTTCCCGGCAATGTCCGGGAACTGGAACACATCATCCAGCGGACCATCACCCTGGCCCGCTCCAGCGTCATCACCGTGCGGGACCTGCCACCCGAAATCCGCAACTTCCGGGGCCGCAGCGGAGGCAGTTCCAACCTGGCCGAACGCCTCACTGAGGTGGAGCGGGAGATGATACTCGACTCCCTGGAAGAACATAACTGGATCCAGACCAGAGCGGCCGAGGCCCTGGGCATCAGCGAAAGGGTGCTGCGCTACCGCATGGACAAGCTGGGAATCAAAAACCAAGGGCGCAAATAA
- a CDS encoding DUF3373 family protein, which translates to MKKTVLSVAIMLAMTSGAQAGGGDTVTIPAQDYKAILQRLDALQKRVEFLESTTNAPAPDDAKYEKLARDIDNIYDTMDELETKQIKNKLNFGAELRTRVDGYRAEDYTRVNMTTFESGLAGGLTPQQALVGAIEQVDQTTDSNNWTNRFRINMDAKITDGLSFHGRLAMYKNWADSDDGTASGLFNDSNRTHRPNSSNLWVDRAYVDWIPQGMPVPLAITIGRHPSTEGPPFELREKRLRQSTYPALIFDGEADGIVATLGLERFTGLKENGLRFAFGKAYHSDDDNNTGSPFPFFDDDEAGDSTIFATFFETQVPGFKDSLLVLSYAHVWDLPFYLTGPELADTGIANTDLGDMDLWGIHFQTKNIRDSGLDFFASYAGNASDPSGNAPLGLYGLLSWDGQESHSGYALYTGFRYTLPSDWLRGAKLGFEYNYGSQYWFSMTMGTPDLFNKLATRGSVYDFYYIQPVNKYLFFRTGYMRVNYDYTGSGQHMGQPMPTDATLDNYYLLMDVHF; encoded by the coding sequence ATGAAGAAAACCGTGCTCAGCGTGGCCATAATGCTGGCCATGACCAGTGGCGCCCAGGCCGGCGGCGGGGATACCGTCACCATCCCGGCCCAAGATTATAAAGCTATCCTGCAGCGGCTCGATGCACTGCAGAAACGGGTCGAATTTTTGGAATCAACTACCAACGCACCGGCCCCGGATGATGCCAAGTACGAAAAACTGGCCAGGGACATCGATAATATCTACGACACCATGGATGAACTTGAGACCAAACAGATAAAAAACAAGCTCAACTTCGGGGCCGAGCTCAGAACCCGGGTGGATGGCTACAGGGCAGAGGATTACACCAGGGTCAACATGACCACTTTTGAAAGTGGACTGGCCGGCGGCCTCACTCCCCAGCAAGCCCTGGTCGGCGCCATCGAACAGGTCGACCAGACAACCGATTCAAACAACTGGACCAACAGGTTCCGGATCAACATGGATGCCAAAATCACCGATGGCCTCTCCTTTCATGGCCGTCTTGCCATGTACAAGAACTGGGCCGACAGCGACGATGGCACCGCCAGCGGCCTTTTCAACGACTCCAACCGAACCCATCGGCCAAACAGCAGCAACCTGTGGGTCGACCGGGCCTATGTGGACTGGATCCCCCAGGGCATGCCGGTTCCCCTGGCCATTACCATCGGCCGACATCCCTCTACCGAGGGACCACCATTTGAACTCAGGGAAAAGCGTCTGCGCCAGTCCACCTACCCAGCCCTCATATTTGACGGCGAGGCGGATGGCATTGTCGCCACTCTGGGCCTGGAACGGTTCACCGGCCTCAAAGAAAACGGCCTCCGTTTTGCCTTTGGCAAGGCCTATCACAGTGACGACGATAACAACACCGGCAGCCCGTTCCCATTCTTTGACGACGACGAGGCCGGAGATTCGACCATTTTCGCCACTTTTTTCGAGACCCAGGTTCCCGGGTTCAAAGACAGTCTGCTGGTCCTCAGTTACGCCCATGTATGGGACCTGCCCTTCTATCTTACCGGTCCGGAACTGGCCGACACAGGCATAGCTAACACCGACCTGGGCGACATGGACCTCTGGGGCATCCATTTTCAGACAAAAAATATCAGGGACAGCGGTCTTGACTTCTTTGCCTCTTATGCCGGTAATGCCTCGGATCCCAGTGGCAACGCACCGCTGGGACTCTATGGTCTGCTCTCATGGGATGGCCAGGAAAGCCACAGCGGCTACGCTTTGTACACAGGCTTTCGTTACACGCTCCCATCGGACTGGCTGCGGGGAGCCAAACTCGGCTTTGAATACAACTATGGTTCCCAGTACTGGTTCAGCATGACCATGGGTACCCCGGACCTGTTCAACAAGCTGGCGACCAGGGGCTCAGTCTATGATTTCTATTATATTCAGCCGGTCAACAAGTATCTCTTCTTCCGCACAGGGTATATGCGGGTCAATTACGATTACACCGGCAGCGGACAGCACATGGGCCAGCCCATGCCCACTGATGCCACCCTGGACAACTACTACCTGTTGATGGACGTTCATTTCTAA
- a CDS encoding EF-hand domain-containing protein, with translation MKATRSLIAAAFFSALALGAGIQVQATDLTQPGPLSFSDYDQDHNGVITEQELNAVREQRQAAIRATGRPGFGMANAPSFADLDGNGDGQITPEELRAGRKALWGKRGRGRGMGRGMAR, from the coding sequence ATGAAGGCAACCAGATCACTTATCGCAGCTGCATTCTTTTCCGCTTTGGCCCTGGGCGCCGGAATACAGGTTCAGGCCACAGACCTGACCCAGCCCGGTCCGCTTTCCTTTTCCGATTATGACCAGGATCATAACGGCGTGATTACCGAGCAGGAACTCAACGCTGTCCGCGAGCAGCGCCAGGCGGCGATCAGGGCTACCGGCCGGCCCGGGTTCGGAATGGCCAATGCGCCGAGCTTTGCCGACCTGGACGGTAACGGGGACGGGCAGATCACTCCGGAAGAGCTTCGGGCCGGCCGAAAGGCCCTGTGGGGTAAACGGGGACGCGGCCGGGGAATGGGCCGCGGCATGGCGCGGTAG
- a CDS encoding c-type cytochrome gives MRLYSLCTLILLTLALTLPARAGDNEATFVQKCGSCHQRGGQAPPVNPADKAGLVWKKYFKRGRHPVDLAATINDAEMALILSYLQDHAADSDHPVAAAIPK, from the coding sequence ATGAGATTGTATTCACTATGTACACTCATCCTGCTGACACTTGCCCTGACCCTGCCGGCCCGAGCTGGAGACAATGAGGCAACTTTTGTCCAGAAATGTGGCAGCTGTCATCAGAGAGGCGGTCAGGCCCCACCGGTCAATCCGGCTGACAAGGCAGGACTGGTCTGGAAAAAATACTTTAAACGGGGACGACATCCCGTAGACCTGGCTGCCACTATCAATGACGCAGAGATGGCTTTGATTCTCTCCTATCTTCAGGATCATGCCGCAGACAGTGATCACCCTGTTGCCGCGGCCATCCCGAAATAA